In Caloramator sp. E03, the sequence ACAGACAAATTTACTTTTGTTAATATAGTAATGGGTGTTAATATGATAGACAAATTTAGTGAAAAAGCCCTTCTTCTTGATTTTTATGGAGGTCTTTTAACTGATAAGCAGAGGATGTTTATGTCTTTACACTATGAGGAGGATATGTCTCTTAGTGAGATATCTAATGAGTTTGGAGTGTCAAGACAGGCCGTTCATGATATTATAAAAAGAAGTGAAAAGATTCTTGAAGGATATGAAAAAGAACTTGGATTAGTCAATCGATTTATGATACAAAGAGAAAAATTGAAAAAAGTAAAAACTATACTTGCAGATAAAATAAATGACATAGATATAAAAAAGGCAATGGATATAATTGATGAGCTTATAGATGTTTAATAGGAGGGCTAAATATGGCTTTTGAGGGGTTAACTTCAAAGCTCCAACAAACTTTTAAAAAATTAAAAAATAAAGGTAAACTAACTGAAAAAGATGTAAAAGATGCAATGAGAGAAGTAAAGCTTGCATTGCTTGAGGCTGATGTTAATTATAAAGTAGTTAAAGATTTTATAAGTTCTGTAAGTGAAAGAGCTGTTGGACAGGAGGTTATGGAAAGCCTAACTCCTGCACAGCATGTAATAAAAATAGTTAATGATGAACTAATAAATTTAATGGGGAAAAATGAGAGTAAGCTTATTATATCACCTATACCTCCAACAGTTATAATGTTTGTTGGGCTCCAAGGTGCTGGTAAAACAACAATGGCAGGAAAACTTGCTTTGAATTTAAAAAAACAAGGAAGAAAGCCTATGCTTGTTGCAGCTGATATATATAGGCCAGCGGCTATAAAACAGCTGCAAGTTTTAGGATCACAAATAGATGCTCCGGTTTTTTCCCTTGGAGATAAGGTGAGCCCTGTTGATATTGCTAAAGCTGGTATAGAAAATGCAAAAAGAAATGGATATGATTATGTAATTATTGATACTGCTGGAAGACTTCATATAGATGAAGAATTGATGAATGAGCTTATTGATATTAAAAATGCTGTAAGTCCTAATGAAATACTTCTTGTTGTTGATGCTATGACTGGACAGGATGCAGTAAATGTTGCTGAACAATTTAACAATGCTCTTGATATCACTGGAGTAATACTTACAAAACTCGATGGAGATACAAGAGGAGGAGCAGCAATATCTGTTAAGGCTGTTACAGGTAAACCTATTAAATTTGTTGGAGTAGGTGAAAAGCTAACAGATATTGAAGTGTTTTATCCTGATAGAATAGCATCCCGTATACTTGGAATGGGTGATATATTAAGTTTAATAGAGAAGGCCCAAGAAGCAATTGACGAAAAGAAAGCAATGGATTTACAAAATAAACTTATGCATCAGCAGTTTACATTAGAAGATTTTTTAGAGCAGATGCAGCAAATGAAAAAAATGGGTCCTTTGAAAGATATATTAAAAATGATTCCTGGCGTTGATTCGAGCAAGCTTGAAAACTTAGAAATAGATGAAAAGGAATTAGCTCATACAGAAGCTATAATAAAATCTATGACAAAACAAGAAAGACAAAATCCTTCAATTATAAATGCGAGCAGAAAGAAAAGGATTGCTGCTGGCTCAGGAACTTCAATTCAAGAAGTAAATAAGCTATTAAGTGGATTTGAACAGTCTAAAAAAATGATGAAACAGTTTGCGGATATGCAAAAAAATGCTAAAAAAGGGAAATTTAAATTTCCTTTCTTTAAATAAAATCTGACTTATCAAGGAGGTGAAGTAAATGGCAGTAAAAATAAGATTAAGAAGAATGGGTGCAAAAAAAGCTCCTTTCTACAGAATAGTTGTTGCTGATTCAAGATCACCAAGAGATGGAAAGTTCATTGAAGAGATTGGTTACTATAATCCAATTGCTGAACCAACAGAAATTAAGGTTGATGCTGAAAAGGCAAAGAAATGGCTATCAAATGGTGCACAGCCATCAGATACTGTAAGAAATTTATTAAAAAAAGTAGGTATCATTGAATAATAGGGGTGCATTGATATGAAAGAACTTGTAGAACTTATCGCAAAGGCTTTAGTTGATAATCCTGAAGAAGTAAAAG encodes:
- the ylxM gene encoding YlxM family DNA-binding protein, with translation MIDKFSEKALLLDFYGGLLTDKQRMFMSLHYEEDMSLSEISNEFGVSRQAVHDIIKRSEKILEGYEKELGLVNRFMIQREKLKKVKTILADKINDIDIKKAMDIIDELIDV
- the rpsP gene encoding 30S ribosomal protein S16 yields the protein MAVKIRLRRMGAKKAPFYRIVVADSRSPRDGKFIEEIGYYNPIAEPTEIKVDAEKAKKWLSNGAQPSDTVRNLLKKVGIIE
- the ffh gene encoding signal recognition particle protein, whose translation is MAFEGLTSKLQQTFKKLKNKGKLTEKDVKDAMREVKLALLEADVNYKVVKDFISSVSERAVGQEVMESLTPAQHVIKIVNDELINLMGKNESKLIISPIPPTVIMFVGLQGAGKTTMAGKLALNLKKQGRKPMLVAADIYRPAAIKQLQVLGSQIDAPVFSLGDKVSPVDIAKAGIENAKRNGYDYVIIDTAGRLHIDEELMNELIDIKNAVSPNEILLVVDAMTGQDAVNVAEQFNNALDITGVILTKLDGDTRGGAAISVKAVTGKPIKFVGVGEKLTDIEVFYPDRIASRILGMGDILSLIEKAQEAIDEKKAMDLQNKLMHQQFTLEDFLEQMQQMKKMGPLKDILKMIPGVDSSKLENLEIDEKELAHTEAIIKSMTKQERQNPSIINASRKKRIAAGSGTSIQEVNKLLSGFEQSKKMMKQFADMQKNAKKGKFKFPFFK